In Plectropomus leopardus isolate mb chromosome 20, YSFRI_Pleo_2.0, whole genome shotgun sequence, one DNA window encodes the following:
- the LOC121959530 gene encoding angiopoietin-related protein 2-like, translated as MILPVVLLLVLLLLSGTTSSLQGDTQEMGNSDDILEREFFYLPKRQKRSMVDHSASQTEKCSYTFVVPQQKNTGSICVNSQEPEALLGNRVNKQELELLHSELKKQQRQIESLQQLVAVDGGVVNEVKLLRKESRNMNSRVTQLYMQLLHEIIRKRDNALEVSQLEINVLNQTHEIGRLTSRYRDLEHKYQHLSAFASNQSVLLVQLEEHCKRGGHSYGVVQDRSQPARPQPPMIPRPPMIPQPHLQMPALSPGGYRPFHPPTYTRHITRTMTNDIQSDQNSKAFPPPLPTMPSATHSFTGEPSGPFKDCLEALESSYTTSGMYLLKPDNSNRLMQVWCDHRHDPGGWTVIQRRQDGSVNFFRNWETYKQGFGNIDGEYWLGLENIYWLTNQGTYKLLVTLEDWTGRKTFAEYGSFRVESEAESYRLRLGRYHGNAGDSLTWHNGKQFTTLDRDHDVYAGNCAHYQKGGWWYNSCAHSNLNGVWYRGGHYRSRYQDGVYWAEFKGGAYSLKKVSMMIRPSANTFH; from the exons ATGATTCTCCCTGTGGTGCTTCTGCTGGTGCTCCTGTTGCTCTCTGGAACCACATCCTCTCTCCAGGGAGACACTCAGGAAATGGGCAACAGCGATGACATCCTGGAGAGAGAATTTTTCTATCTACCAAAACGTCAGAAACGTTCCATGGTTGACcacagtgcttcccaaacagagAAATGTTCTTACACCTTTGTTGTTCCtcagcagaaaaacactggGTCTATCTGTGTGAACTCCCAGGAGCCTGAGGCCCTGCTGGGGAACCGGGTCAATAAGCAGGagctggagctgctccacagtgAGTTGAAGAAGCAGCAGCGGCAGATTGAGTCACTACAGCAGTTGGTAGCTGTAGATGGAGGGGTGGTCAATGAAGTCAAGCTTCTGCGCAAAGAGAGTCGCAACATGAACTCCAGAGTGACACAGCTCTACATGCAGCTGCTGCATGAGATTATCCGCAAACGAGACAATGCTCTAGAGGTGTCACAGCTGGAGATCAACGTGCTCAACCAAACACATGAGATAGGGAGGCTGACGTCACGCTACCGCGACTTGGAACATAAGTACCAGCATCTGTCAGCATTTGCAAGTAACCAGAGTGTTCTCCTGGTGCAGCTGGAGGAGCACTGTAAGCGGGGAGGACACTCGTACGGTGTGGTGCAGGACAGGAGCCAGCCAGCCCGCCCACAGCCTCCCATGATCCCCCGCCCTCCTATGATCCCTCAGCCTCATCTACAGATGCCTGCACTTTCTCCTGGAGGCTACAGGCCCTTCCACCCACCCACCTACACACGCCACATCACCAGAACCATGACTAATGACATACAGAGTGACCAGAATTCCAAAGCATTCCCTCCCCCGCTGCCCACAATGCCAAGTGCTACACACAGCTTCACAGGCGAGCCGTCTG GTCCTTTCAAAGACTGTCTAGAGGCTCTGGAGAGCAGTTACACCACCAGTGGTATGTATCTCCTGAAGCCAGACAACAGCAACCGACTCATGCAGGTTTGGTGTGACCACAGACACGACCCTGGTGGCTGGACTGTCATTCAGAGACGTCAGGATGGCTCCGTAAATTTCTTCAGAAACTGGGAGACGTACAAG CAAGGGTTTGGAAACATTGATGGTGAATACTGGTTAGGCCTTGAAAACATCTACTGGCTGACCAACCAGGGCACCTACAAGCTACTAGTAACTCTGGAAGACTGGACCGGACGCAAGACCTTTGCAGAGTATGGCAGCTTCCGTGTCGAGTCTGAGGCAGAATCTTACCGGCTGCGATTGGGCCGATACCATGGCAACGCTGGAGACTCCCTTACCTGGCACAATGGCAAGCAGTTTACCACACTGGACAGAGACCATGATGTCTACGCAG GTAACTGTGCGCATTACCAGAAGGGAGGATGGTGGTATAATTCTTGTGCTCATTCCAACCTGAACGGTGTGTGGTACCGTGGTGGGCACTACCGCAGCCGTTATCAGGACGGGGTTTACTGGGCCGAGTTCAAAGGAGGAGCTTATTCTCTGAAGAAAGTGTCCATGATGATACGACCCAGTGCAAACACCTTCCACTAA